A section of the Fusarium falciforme chromosome 8, complete sequence genome encodes:
- a CDS encoding Zn(2)-C6 fungal-type domain-containing protein encodes MAALPTEQPQRPTESKRILACVLCQQRKKKCDRKSPCSFCVKAKVTCIPSTPAPKRKRRKPTKELLERLERCEQLLKRCTCVQKSQMYDLPGHYSESSSPTDSHSSPPPEYGKVTPSSYEQHQTFSPQ; translated from the exons ATGGCAGCCCTGCCTACAGAACAACCGCAAAGACCAACAGAGTCTAAGAGAATCTTGGCCTGTGTGCTCTGCCAGCAACGCAAGAAGAAGTGTGATCGCAAGAGTCCATGTTCCTTTTGCGTCAAG GCCAAGGTCACTTGCATACCAAGTACACCAGCTCCCAAGCGTAAGCGGCGGAAGCCCACAAAGGAGCTCCTCGAACGCTTGGAAAGATGCGAGCAGCTCCTCAAGAGATGCACCTGTGTGCAAAAATCTCAGATGTATGACTTGCCAGGACATTATAGCGAGTCCAGCAGTCCCACGGATAGCCATTCGAGTCCACCTCCAGAGTACGGAAAGGTGACGCCTTCGAGCTATGAGCAACACCAAACCTTTTCACCACAATAA
- a CDS encoding RF-PROK-I domain-containing protein, which translates to MSPAPWICRSCTRALARSHVRQFVRFASNDASSLLAPALLHRAQSMTSEYDELQKTLNASFDSTKAKRVGELSRVAEALKAWEKSQASVAELTAMLNDPGQDADLVSIARDELESETGKLESLARNLSASLTPRHPFADFPCMIEFRPGPGGLEGRYFTDTLFKMYKALCMRKGYRHSVMKYEFADTAGDSSSSAGENPLQEAVLEIQDQGAFDLFRGEAGMHRVQRIPSTESKGRVHTSAVAVWVLPSFPENGTGSVDFEDPESDFYVNPQEVKIETMRARGAGGQHVNKTESAIRMTHLPTGTTVSMQDHRSQQRNREEAWKMMRARIADQRREAREEEAARLRNSVLSKTQITRGDKIRTYNYNQDRCTDHRAGIDVHDLPNVLEGGEKLDRIMDGARDWLVARDIELLVTEEEAKEKESKGKK; encoded by the exons ATGTCCCCGGCGCCATGGATATGCAGGAGCTGCACTCGAGCGCTGGCTCGCTCTCACGTGCGCCAATTCGTGCGCTTCGCCTCCAATG ATGCCTCGTCGCTTCTTGCTCCCGCCCTCCTTCACCGCGCTCAGTCCATGACATCCGAGTACGACGAACTTCAAAAGACTCTCAACGCTTCTTTCGATTCTACAAAAGCTAAGCGCGTCGGCGAGCTTTCTCGGGTTGCCGAGGCTCTGAAAGCATGGGAAAAGTCGCAGGCTTCTGTCGCTGAGCTGACAGCCATGCTCAACGATCCAGGGCAAGACGCTGATCTTGTTTCTATCGCTCGCGATGAGCTAGAGAGCGAGACGGGAAAGCTTGAATCACTCGCCAGGAACCTCTCTGCCAGTCTCACTCCCCGCCATCCTTTTGCCGATTTTCCTTGCATGATCGAATTCCGACCCGGTCCCGGTGGTCTCGAAGGCCGATACTTTACCGATACCCTGTTCAAGATGTACAAGGCGCTCTGCATGAGAAAGGGCTACCGTCATAGCGTAATGAAGTACGAATTCGCCGACACAGCAGGCgactcatcctcctcagccgGCGAGAACCCCCTCCAAGAAGCCGTCCTCGAgatccaagaccaaggcgcCTTTGACCTCTTCCGCGGCGAGGCGGGCATGCATCGAGTCCAGCGCATCCCCAGCACCGAGAGCAAAGGCCGCGTTCACACGAGCGCCGTCGCAGTATGGGTTCTCCCCTCGTTTCCTGAGAATGGCACTGGCAGCGTCGACTTTGAAGATCCGGAGAGCGACTTTTACGTCAACCCGCAGGAAGTCAAGATTGAAACTATGCGTGCTCGTGGTGCGGGTGGACAGCACGTTAACAAGACAGAGTCTGCGATTCGAATGACCCATTTGCCCACGGGGACGACGGTATCCATGCAGGATCATAGATCACAGCAGAGGAATCGGGAGGAGGCGTGGAAGATGATGCGTGCGAGGATTGCGGATCAAAGGCGAGAAGcgagggaagaggaggctgcAAGGCTGAGGAATAGTGTTTTGTCCAAGACGCAGATCACACGAGGCGATAAGATCAGGACGTACAACTATAACCAGGATCGATGTACTGATCATCGCGCGGGGATAGATGTGCATGATTTGCCCAATGTGCtggagggaggagagaagcTGGATAGGATCATGGATGGCGCGAGGGATTGGCTCGTCGCCAGGGATATTGAGCTCCTTGTCACAGAAGAGGAAgcaaaagagaaggaaagcAAAGGCAAGAAATAG
- a CDS encoding ZEB2-regulated ABC transporter 1 translates to MPASPNPSPAPGEAPMGAPGSIHGSHETVVDMEGIASTAHFTEKPKNASPNEKSSSSSSDDDEDEEGMNEMERRHSIVRDLARQYTQTSMQNFQGDGAALFAADDKDSPLNPQSEKFNARAWAKAVAKTMSEHGSGFRQSGLCFQDMNVFGYGAETDYQKDVGNVWLGIPSAITNLTSPNRGKRRIDILRGFDGVVKAGEMVVVLGPPGSGCSTFLKTISGETNGIYVDDKTYFNYQGVPADEMHNHHSGEAIYTAEVDVHFPMLSVGDTLTFASRARCPQNLPPGVAHNQYSDHFRDVVMAMYGISHTINTRVGDNYIRGVSGGERKRVTIAEATLSNAPFQCWDNSTRGLDSANAIEFCKTLRLQSELFGQTCAVSIYQAPQSAYDLFDKALVLYEGRQIFFGRAEDAKAYFINLGFECPDRQTTPDFLTSMTAPSERIVRPGWENRAPRTPDEFAARWKESREYQLLQNEIDTYKSLYPLNGSSADAFRENKQQTQAKGQRLKSPFTLSYVQQIQLCLWRGFKRLKGSPEVTIFSLVANTSTALIASSLLYNLPETTGSFQNRGIVLFIGVLANAFASALEILTQYAQRPIVEKHTRYAFYHASAEAFSSILVDMPYKILNSIFYNLTLYFMTNLNRTPGAFFFFLFVSFLMVLAMSGIFRTIASVSRTLSQAMVPASILILALVIFAGFVIPVDYMLGWCRWINYLDPVAYAYEALMINEFHNRNFTCNQFVPSTAIPTYANITGTMRACSAVGALPGQDYVNGDAFMNSKYKYYHSHKWRNVGIIIAFVLFFHLTYIAATELIAAKKSKGEVLVFRRGNMPAVSQGKGDAEAAYSGPIKAADKVQNENDNANIQGSTSVFHWNNVCYDIKIKGEPRRILDHVDGWVKPGTLTALMGVSGAGKTTLLDCLADRISMGVITGEMLVDGKIRDSSFQRKTGYVQQQDLHLETSTVREALTFSALLRQPATTPRAEKIAYVDEVIKLLDMEEYADAVVGILGEGLNVEQRKRLTIGVELAAKPPLLLFVDEPTSGLDSQTSWAILDLLEKLSKAGQSILCTIHQPSAMLFQRFDRLLFLAKGGRTIYFGDIGENSETLTSYFEKNGSSACPKGENPAEWMLEVIGAAPGSHSDIDWHQTWKDSPEYQAVQTELQRLKAEGPANSAAHDNDHGAYNEFAAPFWEQLKIATQRVFEQYWRTPSYIYSKAALCISVALFIGLVFLNAPLTMQGLQNQMFAVFNILTIFGQLVQQQMPHFVTQRSLYEVRERPSKAYSWKVFMLSQIIAEIPWNTLMSVLMFVCVYYPVGFDKNAAAAGQTAERGALMWLLFWQFLIFTCTFAHACIAITDTAEAGGNLANVLFMLCLFFCGVLASPDQMPGFWIFMYRVSPFTYLVSAIMATGLANTEVTCAANEYVIFDAPKGQDCATYLADYISAAGGYVLNESATSDCQYCPMKDTNVFLKALSSSYDNRWRDWGIGMVYIVVNIAASLALYWLVRMPKGKKQKQS, encoded by the exons ATGCCTGCCTCCCCTAACCCCAGCCCTGCCCCGGGCGAGGCACCCATGGGCGCTCCCGGCTCTATCCACGGCAGCCACGAGACCGTCGTCGACATGGAGGGCATCGCCTCTACCGCTCACTTcaccgagaagcccaagaatGCGTCCCCCAACGAAAagtccagctccagctccagcgacgacgacgaggatgaggagggcatGAACGAGATGGAGCGTCGCCACTCCATCGTTCGCGACCTCGCGAGGCAGTACACCCAGACTTCTATGCAGAACTTTCAGGGTGATGGTGCTGCCCTCTTCGCtgccgacgacaaggacTCCCCTCTGAACCCTCAGAGCGAAAAGTTCAACGCCAGAGCCTGGGCGAAGGCCGTCGCCAAGACCATGTCGGAGCACGGCAGCGGTTTCCGTCAGAGCGGCCTCTGCTTCCAGGACATGAACGTGTTTGGCTACGGCGCAGAGACCGATTACCAGAAGGATGTTGGCAACGTCTGGCTCGGCATTCCCAGCGCTATCACCAACCTCACCTCTCCGAACCGCGGCAAGCGACGGATCGACATTCTTCGAGGCTTTGACGGTGttgtcaaggctggtgaGATGGTCGTCGTTCTCGGTCCTCCTGGTTCGGGTTGCTCGACTTTCTTGAAGACGATTTCTGGAGAGACCAATGGTATCTATGTTGACGACAAGACCTACTTCAACTACCAGGGTGTTCCGGCCGATGAGATGCACAACCACCACTCGGGAGAAGCTATTTACACCGCCGAGGTCGACGTCCACTTCCCGATGCTCTCAGTCGGCGACACTCTCACCTTTGCCTCGCGCGCGAGATGTCCTCAGAACCTGCCCCCAGGTGTCGCCCACAACCAGTACAGCGACCATTTCAGGGACgtcgtcatggccatgtACGGTATCAGCCACACCATCAATACCCGAGTCGGCGACAACTACATCCGAGGTGTTTCTGGCGGAGAGAGGAAGCGTGTCaccatcgccgaggccacCCTTTCCAACGCGCCCTTCCAATGCTGGGATAACTCGACCCGTGGTCTCGACTCGGCCAACGCCATCGAATTCTGCAAGACGTTGAGGCTGCAGTCCGAGCTGTTCGGCCAGACCTGTGCCGTCTCCATCTACCAGGCCCCCCAGAGCGCGTACGACCTGTTCGACAAGGCCCTGGTCCTCTACGAAGGCCGACAGATCTTCTTTGGTCGCGCCGAGGACGCCAAGGCCTACTTTATCAACCTCGGCTTCGAGTGCCCCGACCGACAGACGACCCCTGATTTCCTGACTTCCATGACTGCGCCTTCTGAGCGCATCGTCCGTCCCGGCTGGGAGAACCGAGCTCCTCGTACGCCCGACGAATTCGCCGCCCGGTGGAAGGAGAGCCGAGAGTATCAGCTCCTGCAGAACGAGATCGACACCTACAAGAGCCTGTATCCCCTCAACGGTTCCAGCGCCGACGCCTTCCGAGAGAACAAGCAGCAGACTCAGGCCAAGGGCCAGCGCCTCAAGTCTCCCTTCACCCTCTCCTACGTCCAGCAGATCCAGCTCTGCCTGTGGCGAGGATTCAAGCGTCTCAAGGGTTCACCAGAGGTCACAATCTTCTCTCTCGTCGCCAACACGTCCACCGCTCTCATCGCCTCCTCGCTGCTGTACAACCTCCCCGAGACGACAGGATCCTTCCAAAACAGAGGAATCGTCCTGTTCATCGGTGTTCTCGCCAACGCGTTTGCTAGTGCTCTGGAAATTCTGACTCAATACGCTCAACGGCCCATTGTTGAGAAACACACTCGTTACGCTTTTTACCATGCCTCTGCGGAAGCCTTCTCGTCTATCTTGGTCGACATGCCGTACAAGATTCTTAACAGTATCTTTTACAATCTCACGCTGTACTTCATGACCAATCTGAACCGCACTCCTGGcgctttcttcttcttcctcttcgtctcTTTCCTCATGGTCCTGGCCATGTCTGGTATCTTCCGTACTAT TGCCTCCGTCTCTCGAACGCTCTCGCAGGCCATGGTTCCGGCTTCGATCCTGattctcgccctcgtcatcTTTGCCGGCTTCGTAATTCCTGTCGATTACATGCTTGGCTGGTGCCGATGGATCAACTATCTCGACCCTGTCGCTTACGCTTATGAGGCTCTCATGATTAACGAATTCCACAACCGCAACTTTACCTGCAACCAGTTCGTCCCTAGCACGGCTATCCCCACGTACGCCAACATCACAGGCACCATGCGCGCCTGTTCCGCTGTGGGTGCTCTGCCCGGTCAGGACTATGTCAACGGTGATGCCTTCATGAACTCCAAGTACAAGTACTACCACAGCCACAAGTGGCGCAAcgtcggcatcatcatcgctttcgtcctcttcttccatctcacCTACATCGCTGCCACCGAGCTCATCGCGGCCAAGAAGTCCAAGGGCGAGGTCCTCGTCTTCCGACGTGGAAACATGCCTGCTGTCTCTCAGGGCAAGGGTGATGCCGAGGCCGCTTATTCTGGTcccatcaaggctgccgacAAGGTCCAAAACGAGAACGATAATGCCAACATTCAGGGTTCCACCAGCGTCTTCCACTGGAACAACGTTTGCTACGacatcaagatcaagggaGAACCGAGACGCATTCTGGACCATGTCGACGGTTGGGTCAAGCCTGGTACTCTGACTGCTCTTATGGGTGTGTCTGGTGCTGGTAAAACCACTCTTCTCGACTGTCTCGCTGATCGTATCTCTATGGGTGTCATCACTGGTGAAATGCTTGTCGATGGCAAGATTCGCGATTCCTCGTTCCAGCGTAAAACCGGTTATGTGCAGCAACAGGATCTTCACTTGGAAACCAGCACTGTTCGCGAGGCCCTGACTTTCAGCGCCCTTCTTCGACAGCCTGCCACCACTCCCCGCGCTGAGAAGATTGCCTATGTTGATGAGGTCATCAAGCTGTTGGATATGGAAGAGTATGCTGACGCCGTCGTCGGTATCCTTGGTGAGGGTCTCAACGTTGAGCAGCGCAAGCGTCTTACCATTGGTGTTGAGCTCGCTGCCAAGCCTCCTCTGCTGCTGTTTGTTGATGAACCTACTTCTGGACTTGACTCGCAGACCTCTTGGGCtatccttgacctcctcgagaagctctccaAGGCCGGACAGTCTATCCTGTGCACCATCCATCAGCCCTCTGCTATGCTCTTCCAACGCTTCGATCGTCTTCTGTTCCTCGCCAAGGGTGGACGCACCATCTACTTTGGCGATATCGGTGAGAACTCTGAGACTCTGACTTCGTATTTCGAGAAGAACGGATCCAGCGCCTGCCCCAAGGGTGAGAACCCTGCCGAGTGGATGCTCGAGGTCATTGGCGCCGCCCCTGGTTCTCACAGCGACATCGACTGGCATCAGACTTGGAAGGACAGCCCCGAGTACCAAGCCGTTCAGACCGAGCTTCAGCGTCTCAAGGCTGAAGGCCCTGCCAACTCTGCTGCCCATGACAACGACCACGGTGCCTACAACGAGTTTGCCGCCCCCTTCTGGGAGCAGCTTAAAATTGCCACCCAGCGAGTCTTTGAGCAGTACTGGCGAACTCCCTCGTACATCTACTCCAAGGCTGCTCTGTGTATCTCGGTTGCTCTCTTCATCGGTCTAGTCTTCCTCAACGCCCCCCTGACCATGCAGGGCCTGCAGAACCAGATGTTCGCCGTCTTCAACATCTTGACCATCTTTGGCCAGCTCGTCCAACAGCAGATGCCTCACTTCGTCACCCAACGATCCTTGTACGAGGTTCGCGAGCGCCCATCCAAGGCTTACAGCTGGAAGGTCTTTATGCTGTCTCAGATCATTGCCGAGATCCCCTGGAACACTCTCATGTCGGTCCTGATGTTTGTCTGCGTCTACTACCCTGTCGGCTTCGACAAGAACGCTGCGGCGGCCGGTCAGACTGCTGAGCGCGGTGCTCTCATGTGGCTTCTGTTCTGGCAgttcctcatcttcacttGCACCTTTGCTCACGCCTGTATCGCCATCACTGACACCGCCGAGGCTGGTGGTAACCTTGCCAACGTCCTGTTCATGCTCTGCCTGTTCTTCTGTGGTGTGCTGGCCTCTCCTGATCAGATGCCTGGCTTCTGGATCTTCATGTATCGTGTCTCCCCCTTCACGTACTTGGTCTCTGCCATCATGGCGACTGGTCTGGCCAACACCGAGGTTACCTGCGCAGCCAACGAATACGTCATCTTTGACGCCCCCAAGGGCCAAGACTGCGCCACTTACCTCGCGGACTACATCTCTGCGGCTGGCGGTTACGTCCTCAACGAGAGCGCCACCTCCGACTGCCAGTACTGCCCCATGAAGGACACCAACGTCTTCCTCAAGGCCCTCAGCTCCAGCTACGACAACCGATGGAGAGACTGGGGTATCGGCATGGTGTACATCGTCGTCAACATCGCGGCGTCGCTGGCCCTGTACTGGCTCGTCCGCATGCCCAAggggaagaagcagaagcagtcGTAG